GGCTGCTGATCGGCGTCCGGCCGCCCCAATAGGCCGAGAAGGCGCGGTAGCGCAGGGCGACGTCGGGCTGGAACGCCGCGAAGCTGAACGGGCCGGTGCCGATCGGCTCGCGGTCGAGGCGCTCGGGCTCGCCGGCCGCGAGCAGCTGGGCGGCGTATTCCGCCGACTGGACCGCCCCCAGCGTCATGGCGATGTTCGGCAGGAAGGTGGCGTCGGCCTCCCGCAGGCGGATGCGCACCGTGCGGGGATCCGGCGCCTCGACCGCCTCGATCAGGCCGGGCAGGCCGAGATCGCGGAAATAGGCGTACTGGCCGCCCGAGACCTTGTGGAAGGGATGGTCCTCGCGCCACTGCCGGGCGAGGGAGAACACCACGTCCTCGGCCGCGAGCGGCCGGGTCGGCCGGAACCGGGCGTTGGCGTGGAAGGCGACGCCGGCGCGCAGGGTGAAGGTGTAGTCGCGCCCGTCCGGCGAGATCGTCCAGGATTCGGCGAGGCCGGGGCGGATCGTGGTGGTGCCGGGCTCGAACGCCACCAGGGTCTCGAAGACCGGCCAGGCCGCGTCCATCCCGGTCGTGGTGGTGACGAGCTGCGGGTTGAGCGATTCGGGGTTGCCCTCCGAGCAGAAGACCAGGGTCTTGGCGGCGGCGGGCAGGCACGCGCTCGCGACGGAAAGCCACGATGCGGCCCAGAGCCCCGCGAGCCGCGCGCCCGGGCGGCGTTTCCCGATCGGTCGATCCGTCCCGGACATCGTCCCTCGCAGCCGCGCCCTGTTCGTGCCTGAGCCACTACACACCGAAAGGAGAAAATCCCCAAACGCGGCCGCGCTACTGCGCCGCCACGACGGTCCGCGCCGGGGCCGCGGGGGCGAGGCGGGCGGGGAACTCGACCCGCACGGTGGTGCCGCGCCCGTCCTGGCTCTCGACGGCGATGCGGCCCTGGAGCTGCCCGGTGACGAGGTTGTAGACGATGTGCATGCCCAGCCCCGAGCTGCCGCGGTGGCGGGCGGTGGTGAAGAACGGATCGAAGATGCGCTCCCGGTCCGCCGCCGCGATGCCGCGCCCGTCGTCGCGCACCTCCAGCCGCACCCAAGCCCCGTCCCGGGAGACCGCGACCGCGATGCGGCCGGCCGCTCCCTCCGCGAAGGCGTGCACCACCGCGTTCTTGACCAGGTTGGTGATGACCTGGGCGAGCGCCCCCGGATGGGTGTCGACCTCGAACTCGTCGGGTGCCTCGAGCTCGAGGCGGTGCCCGCCCCGCCGCAGGAGCGGGCCGAGGCTGCGCAGCAACTCGCCCAGCCACTCGCGCAGGGCGAAGCGGCGGTGCTCGTCGCTGACCCGGTCGACCGCGACCTGCTTGAAGCTGTGGACGAGGTCCGCGGCGCGCGCGAGGTTGGCGGTGAGCAGGTGCGAGCCCTCCTGCATCCGGCCGACGAAGTGGGTCAGGCGCGAGCGCGAGAGCTGGCCGGTCCCCGCCACCTCGCCGAAGTCGCGCGCCTCGTCGCGCACCAGGGTCGCGGTGGTGAGCGCGATGCCGAGCGGAGTGTTGATCTCGTGCGCCACCCCGGCGACGAGCTGGCCGAGCGACGCGAGCTTCTCGGCCTGGATCAGGTCGGACTGGGTCTGGCGCAGCTCGGCGAGCGTCCGGTCGGCCTCCTCCTTGGCCCGGCGCAAGGCCCGCTCGCGCCGGCCGATCTCCTCGACGAACATCGCGGTGGCCCGCGCCATGTCGCCGAGCTCGTCGCGCCGGCGCCCCACCGCGGCGCCCACGCTTTCGGAACCTCCGTTCCCGGCACCCGCGTCCCCGACCGCCATCTCGCGCCGGCCCGGATCGGCGGCGAGCGCCAGCATGCCGCGCTGGAGCTGGCGCAGGGGCGCGGTGATCGAGCGCGCCACGGCGAGGCCGACCGTGGAGCCGAGAACCAGGCCGGCGCCGGCGCCGACGAGCAGCAGGCGCAGGAGGAAGGTGCCGAAGCGGTCGGCGTCGTCGATGAAGACCTCGTTGAGGCTGCGGGCGGTCTCGCCGATCACCGCGGCGAGGCCGTCCATCGCCGCGATCCCCTCGTTCTGCCGGCGCAGGCCCTCGACCGTGGTGCCGAGGCGCTCGCGCCAGCCGTCGATGGCGTCGATCATCTCGCCCTGGATCAGCGGCGAGATCGGCAGGGCGGCGGCGGTCTCGGACAGGCGCCGCCCGTCCTCGAGCATCGCGGCGGCGGCCGGCACGTCGCGCCGGCGCAGGGCCTCGGCGGTGCGCTGGCCGAGCTTGAGGGTCTCGAGCGCGATGTTCTGCGTCGCCTGCTCGGTCTCGTTGGCCTGCACCGCGTAGGAGAGCAGCTGCGTGACCTCGTCGTGCAGGGCGCGCTGGGCCGAGCCGTCGATCTTGAGGATCCGCTCGCACCACTCGTCGAGGACGTTGACCGGCGAGGGGAGCGGCGGGTGAACGGACGCGGCGTCGCCGGCCGCGACCGGACGCGGCTCCTCGGCCCCGCGCCAGGCCTCGTAGGCGGCGGTCAGGATCAGGAGCTCCTCCGCCTCGCGCTCGCGCCGGTCGCCCCGGAGCGCCGCCGCGAGGTCCCGGGCGGCATTGCGCACCTGGACCATCGAGACCTGAACCATCGGCGCGTGCGGGGCCGAGGCGGGGGCGGGGCCGGCCCCGCCGGACGGGGCGCGGGCCGACGCGGAGGCGGCCGCGCGCGCGGCCTCGACC
The sequence above is drawn from the Methylobacterium terrae genome and encodes:
- a CDS encoding sensor histidine kinase, with product MRVGHKIFLVGGLPITIAALIALAGWLLLAQAERARDGAVLAGAIYRTLTLSTTVRDEFLTARPGERTDHAERFARLAAESSGSLDDLRRFARTPDQAARIEAARAALKDSIEQMQALVRITRENDGLAAEMAARADALVSLADQARDRQRAANTDLVVSLTDKARTLRQVRDVIGAVNELRALVAQAEVEAARAAASASARAPSGGAGPAPASAPHAPMVQVSMVQVRNAARDLAAALRGDRREREAEELLILTAAYEAWRGAEEPRPVAAGDAASVHPPLPSPVNVLDEWCERILKIDGSAQRALHDEVTQLLSYAVQANETEQATQNIALETLKLGQRTAEALRRRDVPAAAAMLEDGRRLSETAAALPISPLIQGEMIDAIDGWRERLGTTVEGLRRQNEGIAAMDGLAAVIGETARSLNEVFIDDADRFGTFLLRLLLVGAGAGLVLGSTVGLAVARSITAPLRQLQRGMLALAADPGRREMAVGDAGAGNGGSESVGAAVGRRRDELGDMARATAMFVEEIGRRERALRRAKEEADRTLAELRQTQSDLIQAEKLASLGQLVAGVAHEINTPLGIALTTATLVRDEARDFGEVAGTGQLSRSRLTHFVGRMQEGSHLLTANLARAADLVHSFKQVAVDRVSDEHRRFALREWLGELLRSLGPLLRRGGHRLELEAPDEFEVDTHPGALAQVITNLVKNAVVHAFAEGAAGRIAVAVSRDGAWVRLEVRDDGRGIAAADRERIFDPFFTTARHRGSSGLGMHIVYNLVTGQLQGRIAVESQDGRGTTVRVEFPARLAPAAPARTVVAAQ